A genomic segment from Aegilops tauschii subsp. strangulata cultivar AL8/78 chromosome 1, Aet v6.0, whole genome shotgun sequence encodes:
- the LOC120969666 gene encoding uncharacterized protein, producing MSRTTCSCPPKKCFQGTCDCLIGIELCYSGCNCSADCQNGLSLGTINPAAAQGTTPTLASGSSAAQDTAQTQPLAPSSSTAQGIAQPHPLAPSSSTAAVPKPEAVGGRVKCNCSFTKCLNCQCTCFREGLSCMMGRCKCYDCENNPDWLADEDYVECACKTKNCKTRACGCNKKLKGCNPNCTCIGCENQYGMKGADKSNAGPGGTGGTSDAGGSGSNKQIRIG from the exons ATGTCGCGGACAACTTGCAGCTGCCCCCCAAAGAAGTGTTTCCAAGG CACTTGTGACTGTTTAATAGGGATTGAGTTATGCTATTCGGGATGCAACTGCAGTGCTGACTGCCAGAACGGCTTATCTCTTGGAACAATCAACCCGGCTGCTGCCCAAGGTACCACCCCAACGCTTGCCTCTGGCTCTTCTGCTGCCCAAGATACTGCTCAAACGCAACCGCTTGCCCCGAGCTCTTCTACTGCCCAAGGTATCGCTCAACCACATCCACTTGCCCCGAGCTCTTCTACTGCGGCCGTGCCAAAGCCAGAGGCAGTTGGTGGGCGGGTGAAATGCAACTGCAGCTTTACCAAATGCCTAAACTG CCAATGCACATGTTTCAGGGAGGGTTTGAGTTGCATGATGGGACGCTGCAAGTGCTATGACTGCGAGAACAACCCAGATTGGCTG GCCGACGAGGATTACGTGGAGTGCGCGTGCAAAACCAAAAATTGCAAAACCAGAGCCTGCGGTTGCAACAAG AAACTGAAAGGGTGTAACCCAAATTGCACGTGCATAGGGTGCGAGAATCAGTACGGGATGAAAGGGG CTGATAAGTCCAATGCTGGACCGGGAGGTACGGGTGGCACAAGTGACGCCGGAGGCTCGGGTTCCAACAAGCAAATAAGAATCGGG TGA